In a single window of the Anguilla rostrata isolate EN2019 chromosome 4, ASM1855537v3, whole genome shotgun sequence genome:
- the timm44 gene encoding mitochondrial import inner membrane translocase subunit TIM44: MGKRSLPAFVSKMAASLCQCYQLCVRRSCILLSTCSYASTHRSHAYRICGSFTIPSQVRYASGGGGGRKGFFGEFLDTLKQELSKNKEMKENIQKFREEAKKLEESEALKQARRKYKTIESETVKTSEVLKKKLGTFSESVKEGLEEVSRSDLGKKIKEGVEEAAKTAKHSAESVSKSGERLGKSGAFRAISQGMETVKKEIDDLGQSGPYRPPTRLRKRSDFSSKAGESESKVFEANEEAMGVVLHKDSKWYQQWKDFKDNNVVFNRFFEMKMKYDESDNTFIRASRAVTDKVTDLIGGLFSKTEMSEVLTEILKVDPSFDKDSFLKQCERDIIPNILESMNRGELDVLKDWCYEATYSQLAHPIQQARAMGLQFNSKILDIDNVDLAMGKMMEQGPVLIITFQAQMVMVIRNPKGEVVEGDPGKVLRMMYVWALCRDQEELNPYAAWRLLDISASSTEQIL; this comes from the exons ATGGGAAAAAGGTCACTGCCTGCATTTGTGTCCAAGATGGCGGCCTCCTTGTGTCAGTGTTATCAG CTTTGTGTCAGAAGGAGCTGTATACTCTTGTCCACCTGTTCTTATGCCTCCACACACAGAAGTCATGCCTACAGGATATGTGGGTCCTTCACAATCCCCTCACAG GTACGGTATGCAtcaggtggtggaggaggtCGCAAGGGCTTTTTTGGGGAGTTCTTGGACACCCTTAAACAGGAGCTTAGCAAGAACAAGGAGATGAAGGAGAACATCCAGAAGTTCCGTGAGGAGGCGAAGAAGCTGGAAGAATCTGAAGCGCTCAAGCAGGCCAGGAGGAAATAT AAAACTATAGAGTCTGAGACTGTGAAAACCTCAGAGGTGCTGAAGAAGAAGCTGGGGACGTTCTCGGAGTCTGTGAAAGAG GGCTTGGAAGAGGTGAGCCGCAGCGACCTGGGGAAGAAGATCAAGGAGGGAGTGGAGGAAGCGGCCAAGACGGCCAAGCACTCGGCCGAGTCCGTGTCCAAGAGCGGGGAGAGGCTGGGCAAGAGTGGGGCTTTCCGTGCCATATCACAG GGCATGGAGACGGTGAAGAAGGAGATCGATGACCTGGGACAGAGTGGCCCCTACCGGCCCCCAACCCGATTACGGAAGAGAAGCGACTTCTCGTCCAAGGCCGGGGAGAGCGAGTCCAAGGTCTTTGAAGCCAATGA GGAAGCCATGGGTGTTGTACTCCACAAAGACTCAAAGTGGTACCAGCAGTGGAAGGACTTCAAGGACAACAACGTGGTTTTCAACA GGTTCTTCGAGATGAAGATGAAATACGACGAGAGCGACAACACCTTCATCAGAGCCTCGCGGGCCGTCACCGACAAAGTCACCGACCTCATCG GCGGCCTGTTCTCCAAGACGGAGATGTCTGAGGTGCTGACGGAAATCCTAAAAGTGGATCCCAGCTTCGACAAAGACTCTTTCCTGAAGCAGTGTGAACGTGACATCATCCCCAACATCTTAGAG TCTATGAACCGTGGAGAGCTGGACGTTCTGAAGGACTGGTGTTATGAAGCT ACGTACAGTCAGCTGGCTCACCCCATCCAGCAGGCCAGAGCCATGGGGCTGCAGTTCAACTCCAAGATCCTGGACATCGACAACGTAGAC ctgGCCATGGGTAAGATGATGGAGCAGGGCCCGGTGCTGATCATCACCTTCCAGGCCCAGATGGTCATGGTCATCCGCAACCCCAAAGgagaggtggtggagggggaCCCG
- the hnrnpm gene encoding heterogeneous nuclear ribonucleoprotein M isoform X1, translating into MKGCAVVEFRTEELMKAAVEKVNKHNLNGRPLKVKEDPDGEFARRAAQRAQGGGGPPGGMAMGMGMGPGPGAPPPPMVNIPPSLMDNPNIPSEIIHGLQAGKIGSTVFVANLDYKVGWKKLKEVFSMAGVVLRAELLEDKDGKSRGMATVTFDLPIEAVQAVSMFNGQLLFNRVMHVKLDEKSAPKEDFGPPEGPSSLPRGLSGIGLGLGPGGQPIDRHQINRGGSGAGGMGNMGPGGMDGMGFGGMGRMGGGMDNYRGGMNNMDHFGPSGMGRMNGSSMGMDRMSSSMDGMGSGVGRMSGMDRMGMDRMDHMSDLDRMGPGYDRMGSGLDRLGPSVDRLGTSLDRMTPNVDRLGQASFDRLGPSSLDRMSAGMDFMSPMGMDRMGSGLDRMGSNFNRAGSAGIDRFPSAGMDRMGSTMDRMGPSMDRMGPARVGGQFDRPAEMERGNFGSPFGGAGAGGPGAGANPRKGCQIFVRNLPFDFTWQMLKDTFNSCGIVQYADVKMENGKSKGCGVVRFENPETAERACRTMNGYRLNGREIDVRIDRNA; encoded by the exons ATGAAGGGTTGTGC GGTTGTTGAGTTTAGGACTGAAGAGCTGATGAAGGCTGCTGTGGAGAAGGTCAATAAGCACAACCTCAATGGGAGGCCTCTTAAAGTGAAAGAG GACCCGGATGGAGAGTTTGCTCGGCGTGCTGCCCAGCGGGcgcagggaggcggggggccCCCTGGCGGGATGGCCATGGGAATGGGCATGGGCCCGGGCCCCggtgcccctcctccccccatggTCAACATTCCCCCCAGCCTCATGGACAACCCCAACATCCCCAGCGAGATCATCCACGGCCTTCAAGCTGGCAAGATTGGGAGCACGGTTTTTGTTGCCAAT CTGGACTACAAGGTTGGTTGGAAGAAGCTGAAGGAGGTTTTCAGCATGGCTGGTGTTGTACTGCGTGCTGAATTACTGGAGGACAAGGATGGAAAAAGCAGGGGAATGGCcacagtgacctttgacctgcccATTGAAGCTGTGCAAGCAGTCT ctatgttcaacGGTCAGCTCCTGTTTAACAGGGTCATGCATGTTAAACTG GATGAAAAATCTGCACCAAAAGAAGACTTTGGGCCCCCTGAGGGACCTTCTTCTCTCCCcc GTGGTTTAAGTGGCATTGGGCTCGGACTGGGACCTGGTGGCCAGCCCATTGATAGGCACCAGATAAACAGAGGTGGCAGTGGTGCTGGAGGAATGGGCAACATGGGGCCTGGAG GAATGGATGGTATGGGCTTTGGTGGCATGGGCAGAATGGGGGGAG ggATGGATAATTATCGTGGTGGAATGAACAACATGGACCACTTTGGACCCTCAGGAATGGGCAGGATGAATG GTAGCTCAATGGGCATGGATCGAATGAGCTCCAGCATGGATGGCATGGGCTCCGGTGTAGGCCGCATGTCAGGAATGGACCGCATGGGGATGGACCGGATGGACCACATGTCTGACCTGGACAGGATGGGTCCTGGCTATGACCGTATGGGGTCTGGGCTGGACAGGCTGGGGCCCAGTGTCGACCGCCTGGGAACCAGCCTGGACCGCATGACCCCCAACGTCGACCGGCTTGGCCAAGCCAGCTTCGACCGCCTGGGCCCATCCAGTTTGGACCGCATGAGCGCCGGGATGGACTTCATGTCCCCGATGGGCATGGACAGGATGGGCTCGGGCCTGGACCGAATGGGCTCCAACTTCAACCGCGCCGGGTCCGCTGGCATCGACCGCTTCCCCAGCGCCGGGATGGACCGCATGGGCTCCACCATGGACCGCATGGGCCCCTCGATGGACCGCATGGGCCCTGCCCGTGTGGGGGGCCAGTTCGACAGGCCTGCTGAGATGGAGCGTGGAAACTTTGGGAGCCCCTTtggtggagcaggagcaggtgggCCAGGGGCAGGTGCCAATCCCAGGAAAGGCTGCCAGATCTTTGTCAGAAAT CTCCCCTTTGATTTCACCTGGCAGATGCTGAAGGATACCTTCAACTCCTGTG GCATTGTCCAGTATGCTGATGTCAAAATGGAGAATGGCAAGTCAAAGGGCTGCGGTGTGGTCCGTTTTGAGAACCCAGAGACCGCCGAGAGGGCCTGCCGGACCATGAACGGCTACAGGTTGAATGGGAGAGAGATCGACGTCAGGATCGACAGAAATGCCTAA